Proteins co-encoded in one Microbacterium hydrocarbonoxydans genomic window:
- a CDS encoding sugar ABC transporter substrate-binding protein — protein sequence MHKRILPVVALGAVATLGLAACAGGATDGGGSADGEGQELTVWIMKGTNPDATAFYDEVSAAFEDETGATVKIEEIQWADAHDRFVTSIAGGTTPDIAETGTTWTAEFADAGALEPLDEYVDAEDGLRDDLVEGLAVAGTYDDELYGMPWYAGVRSIVYRTDVFEELGLEAPKTWDDIVTAGEAIKAAKPDMLPFPVAGDAEFQVYPWVWGAGGEVATLDGKTWTSELDSEESQAGIEFYTGLATEHGFSSAGATTWKETDLRDSFTQGNVAMMLSGSWTPKALIEANPELEGKIGAAVIPGEDGGIAPSVLGGSHLSVFNTTENPDLAWEFVKLMTTGEFAEKWADETGYFPGVQSAMEEALASTDPLVAPFAEQMVEGGASVPVTPNFGAVQAKKTTNSMIQAILSGQKDVATATKDAAAEMTDLLNDK from the coding sequence ATGCATAAGCGCATTCTTCCGGTCGTGGCGCTCGGCGCTGTGGCCACCCTGGGCCTGGCGGCCTGCGCCGGTGGCGCGACCGACGGCGGCGGGTCCGCAGACGGAGAGGGCCAGGAGCTCACCGTCTGGATCATGAAGGGCACCAACCCCGACGCGACCGCGTTCTACGACGAGGTGTCCGCGGCGTTCGAGGATGAGACCGGCGCGACGGTCAAGATCGAAGAGATCCAGTGGGCCGATGCTCACGATCGCTTCGTGACGTCGATCGCCGGCGGCACCACGCCCGACATCGCCGAGACCGGCACCACCTGGACCGCCGAGTTCGCGGATGCCGGTGCGCTCGAGCCGCTCGACGAGTACGTCGATGCCGAGGACGGCCTGCGTGACGACCTCGTCGAGGGCCTCGCGGTGGCCGGAACCTACGACGACGAGCTCTACGGCATGCCCTGGTACGCCGGTGTCCGTTCGATCGTCTACCGCACCGATGTGTTCGAGGAGCTCGGCCTCGAGGCTCCGAAGACCTGGGACGACATCGTCACCGCGGGCGAGGCCATCAAGGCCGCCAAGCCCGACATGCTGCCCTTCCCCGTCGCAGGCGACGCCGAGTTCCAGGTCTACCCCTGGGTCTGGGGCGCAGGCGGCGAGGTCGCGACGCTCGACGGCAAGACGTGGACGAGCGAACTCGACAGCGAGGAGTCGCAGGCCGGCATCGAGTTCTATACCGGGCTCGCGACCGAGCACGGCTTCTCGTCCGCCGGCGCCACGACGTGGAAGGAGACGGACCTCCGTGACTCGTTCACGCAGGGCAACGTCGCCATGATGCTCTCCGGCTCGTGGACCCCGAAGGCTCTGATCGAGGCGAACCCCGAGCTCGAGGGCAAGATCGGCGCCGCCGTGATCCCCGGCGAGGACGGCGGCATCGCTCCGTCCGTGCTCGGCGGCTCGCACCTGTCGGTCTTCAACACGACAGAGAATCCCGACCTCGCATGGGAGTTCGTCAAGCTCATGACCACGGGCGAGTTCGCCGAGAAGTGGGCCGACGAGACCGGGTACTTCCCGGGTGTCCAGTCGGCGATGGAAGAGGCGCTCGCCTCGACCGACCCGCTCGTCGCTCCGTTCGCCGAGCAGATGGTCGAAGGCGGAGCATCCGTTCCGGTGACCCCCAACTTCGGTGCCGTGCAGGCGAAGAAGACGACCAACTCGATGATCCAGGCGATCCTCAGCGGACAGAAGGACGTCGCCACGGCGACGAAGGACGCCGCTGCTGAGATGACCGACCTGCTCAACGACAAGTAA
- a CDS encoding sugar ABC transporter permease — translation MSMVQAPLPVTKAEPSSASVAGGRPQKRGLSLITARPWLLLAPGLVILAVLMLWPLIQVVIYSLQDYGLREINTGESNWIGVDNYVEALTDPTLWSVVLPNTVGFAAVAVFVTVTVGTLVALLLARLGTVWRTIVSSCIMVAWAMPAVTGTYVWTFIFDADRGIFNTVLRDLGLMDDPVNWFTNQWSFYAIVLLNVVHHGFPFVAITVLAGLLGVSKEMLEAAALDGANAWTRFWKIIFPTLKPVFSVVIILSTIWDFKVFAQVYLMPGGGGGNRSVLNLGVWSYVESFGQNRYGFGAALAVLLTLVLIGITIVYIRSLMKEDEL, via the coding sequence ATGTCGATGGTGCAAGCGCCACTGCCGGTCACGAAGGCGGAGCCATCCTCCGCCTCCGTGGCCGGCGGCCGGCCGCAGAAGCGAGGCCTCTCGCTGATCACGGCTCGTCCCTGGCTTCTTCTCGCGCCGGGCCTGGTCATCCTCGCGGTGCTCATGCTCTGGCCGCTCATCCAGGTGGTCATCTATTCGCTGCAGGACTACGGTCTGCGAGAGATCAACACCGGTGAGAGCAACTGGATCGGCGTCGACAACTACGTCGAGGCGCTCACCGACCCGACGCTCTGGAGCGTCGTGCTGCCGAACACGGTCGGCTTCGCCGCCGTGGCGGTGTTCGTGACCGTGACGGTCGGCACGCTCGTCGCGCTGCTCCTCGCTCGACTCGGCACCGTGTGGCGCACCATCGTCTCGAGCTGCATCATGGTCGCCTGGGCGATGCCCGCCGTCACCGGCACCTATGTCTGGACCTTCATCTTCGATGCCGACCGGGGCATCTTCAACACGGTTCTGCGCGATCTCGGGCTGATGGACGATCCGGTGAACTGGTTCACGAACCAGTGGTCGTTCTACGCGATCGTGCTCCTGAACGTCGTGCACCACGGCTTCCCGTTCGTCGCGATCACTGTGCTCGCAGGTCTGCTCGGCGTCTCGAAGGAGATGCTCGAGGCCGCGGCTCTCGACGGCGCGAACGCGTGGACGCGTTTCTGGAAGATCATCTTCCCCACCCTCAAGCCCGTGTTCTCGGTCGTGATCATCCTGTCGACGATCTGGGACTTCAAGGTGTTCGCCCAGGTCTACCTCATGCCCGGCGGTGGCGGCGGCAACCGATCGGTGCTCAACCTCGGCGTCTGGTCGTATGTCGAATCGTTCGGCCAGAACCGCTACGGCTTCGGTGCTGCGCTCGCCGTGCTGCTCACCCTCGTGCTGATCGGCATCACGATCGTGTACATCCGCTCCCTCATGAAGGAGGACGAGCTGTGA
- a CDS encoding sugar kinase: MPDSSPLAVCVGEGLVSLVPTVAGPLEDSRTFRRSLAGAEWNTAVALVSAGIAAAVVSRVGDDGFGRFLRAELRRHGVDDSAIQTDPEAPTGIYVKELTPLADGAVDARMHYYRSGSAAAAMSPATIADETVARRIDAAALVHTSGITPALSATAHAAQDAVFALPRGARRVSFDVNWRPVLWRGREDQGRDVITGYAHRADVVFCTASDADAVFGVSDPDGVRALLPEPQYLVVTSASGATAYDGSDRTESSALDVPVVETIGAGDAFAAGFLAGILSGLSLTGSLARAHRIATRALTSTRDHID, encoded by the coding sequence GTGCCCGACAGCTCCCCTCTCGCCGTGTGCGTCGGCGAGGGACTGGTCTCCCTCGTACCGACGGTCGCCGGTCCGCTCGAGGACAGCCGGACCTTCCGCCGCTCGCTCGCGGGCGCCGAATGGAACACGGCTGTCGCGCTGGTGTCCGCAGGCATTGCGGCGGCCGTGGTGTCCCGAGTCGGGGACGACGGATTCGGGCGATTCCTGCGAGCCGAGCTGCGCCGACACGGTGTCGACGACTCGGCGATCCAGACAGACCCTGAGGCCCCCACCGGCATCTACGTGAAGGAGCTGACGCCGCTCGCCGACGGTGCCGTCGACGCTCGGATGCACTACTACCGCAGCGGATCAGCGGCGGCCGCGATGTCTCCTGCCACGATCGCCGACGAAACGGTCGCACGGCGGATCGACGCCGCGGCGCTCGTGCACACCTCGGGCATCACTCCGGCACTCTCTGCAACGGCGCACGCGGCGCAGGATGCGGTCTTCGCCCTCCCCCGCGGCGCGCGGCGTGTGAGCTTCGACGTCAACTGGCGTCCGGTGCTGTGGCGAGGCCGCGAAGACCAGGGCCGCGATGTGATCACCGGATACGCGCATCGCGCCGACGTGGTGTTCTGCACCGCCTCCGATGCGGACGCCGTGTTCGGCGTCTCGGACCCCGACGGAGTGCGTGCCCTGCTTCCCGAACCCCAGTACCTCGTCGTCACCAGCGCGAGCGGAGCGACCGCCTACGACGGATCGGACCGGACGGAGAGCTCTGCGCTCGACGTGCCCGTGGTCGAGACGATCGGTGCAGGAGACGCGTTCGCAGCAGGATTCCTCGCCGGGATCCTCAGCGGGCTGTCGCTCACGGGAAGCCTCGCGCGCGCGCATCGCATCGCCACGCGAGCACTCACCAGCACCCGCGATCACATCGACTGA
- a CDS encoding MurR/RpiR family transcriptional regulator: protein MDADVLALVRRAVPRLSAAEAKVAETILGDPTLVVDLAINDLARVCSTSLSTVARFAQSLGFSGYRELRVAVARTVTLAQAQQARFGLDTTAISPDDEPAAIAAKLAAQEIDAIEKTARGLDASALDRVALALVAARHIDLFGQAASSLTAQDLQQKLARIGCSVAHSADPHLAVTTASLRSSQDVAIGFSHGGETAEVIRAIEVARDAGALSVAITSAGDSTLALAADVALLTHAHESPFRMAAMSSRIAQLALVDILFVRVVQHRGEPVSVPLQLTHDAAAPRRRPPR from the coding sequence GTGGACGCTGATGTTCTTGCACTGGTACGCCGCGCCGTACCGCGCCTGAGCGCGGCGGAGGCGAAGGTCGCGGAGACCATCCTCGGCGACCCCACGCTGGTCGTGGACCTTGCGATCAACGACCTGGCTCGGGTCTGCAGCACATCCCTGTCGACCGTCGCCCGTTTCGCGCAGTCCCTGGGCTTCAGCGGATATCGGGAGCTGCGGGTGGCCGTCGCTCGCACCGTCACGCTCGCCCAGGCGCAGCAGGCGCGCTTCGGACTCGACACCACCGCGATCAGCCCCGACGACGAGCCGGCGGCGATCGCCGCGAAGCTCGCCGCTCAAGAGATCGACGCGATCGAGAAGACCGCGCGAGGCCTCGACGCCTCTGCGCTCGATCGCGTGGCGCTCGCCCTGGTCGCAGCGCGCCACATCGATCTGTTCGGGCAGGCGGCCTCCTCTCTCACCGCGCAGGATCTGCAGCAGAAGCTCGCGCGCATCGGATGCTCGGTGGCGCATTCCGCCGATCCGCACCTCGCGGTGACCACCGCGTCGCTGCGCTCGTCGCAGGACGTCGCCATCGGGTTCTCGCACGGAGGGGAGACGGCCGAGGTGATACGGGCGATCGAGGTGGCTCGTGACGCGGGAGCACTGTCCGTGGCGATCACGAGCGCGGGCGACTCGACTCTCGCGCTCGCGGCCGATGTCGCCCTGCTGACCCACGCGCACGAGTCGCCGTTCCGCATGGCGGCGATGTCGAGTCGCATCGCACAGCTCGCGCTCGTCGACATCCTGTTCGTGCGCGTCGTGCAGCACCGCGGCGAGCCCGTCTCCGTGCCTCTGCAGCTCACGCACGACGCTGCTGCTCCGCGCCGTCGACCGCCCCGCTGA
- a CDS encoding fused MFS/spermidine synthase gives MGRTRARDAEHPHTRLDHGGEARVIPSEFTSGYELIVDGTPQSHVDLDDPTHLHFEYIARMGAVIDQLPAGPLTAVHLGAGALTIPRYIEASRPGSRQQVIELESPLVALVREHLPLPRGAAIRLRIGDAREGVRRLPPGVVGACDLVVSDVFSGAQTPAHLTSVEFYREVAELLGPAGVLLVNVADGPGLAFARRQVATVAEVLPEIGILADAQVLKGRRFGNLVIAASTAPLPSEWLPRMLAAGPHPAKIAQGAEVAAFVQGARVVTDQDAVASPRPDASLFLR, from the coding sequence ATGGGACGGACCAGAGCTCGCGACGCGGAGCATCCTCACACCCGACTCGACCACGGCGGGGAGGCCCGCGTCATCCCGTCCGAGTTCACGAGCGGATACGAACTCATCGTCGACGGCACCCCCCAGTCGCACGTCGACCTCGATGATCCTACCCACCTTCACTTCGAGTACATCGCTCGCATGGGTGCGGTGATCGATCAGCTTCCCGCCGGACCGCTCACCGCCGTGCACCTCGGCGCCGGCGCGCTGACGATCCCCCGCTATATAGAGGCATCGCGACCCGGCTCCCGCCAGCAGGTGATCGAGCTCGAGTCCCCGCTCGTGGCCCTGGTGCGCGAGCACCTGCCGCTCCCCCGCGGCGCCGCCATCCGTCTTCGCATCGGGGATGCCCGCGAGGGTGTGCGGCGGCTGCCGCCCGGAGTCGTCGGCGCGTGCGACCTGGTCGTGTCCGACGTCTTCTCCGGGGCCCAGACCCCGGCGCATCTGACCAGCGTCGAGTTCTACCGCGAGGTCGCCGAGCTGCTCGGACCGGCCGGGGTGCTGCTCGTCAACGTCGCCGACGGACCGGGGCTCGCGTTCGCCCGCCGGCAGGTGGCGACGGTCGCAGAGGTGCTGCCCGAGATCGGGATCCTCGCGGACGCCCAGGTGTTGAAGGGACGGCGGTTCGGCAACCTCGTGATCGCCGCATCCACCGCGCCGCTGCCGTCGGAATGGCTTCCTCGGATGCTTGCCGCGGGACCTCATCCGGCCAAGATCGCCCAAGGTGCCGAGGTCGCGGCGTTCGTGCAGGGCGCACGGGTCGTCACGGACCAGGACGCCGTCGCGTCTCCGCGCCCCGACGCGTCGCTCTTTCTGCGCTGA
- a CDS encoding carbohydrate ABC transporter permease, whose translation MNPRPSVMSRVGTGVAIAAVLLFTLFPVYWMVSSAFDAKASSGGQSLLPQEFTFDNFAFVLTDGGFGTYLRNSAIVALVTVLVSALVCLLAAVAVARFRFRFRTTILMMILIVQMVPLEALVIPLFLQVKSLGLLNSILGLMVVYVALSLAFGIWMLRGFVAAVPVELEEAAYIDGASWWRMFRSVLLPLVMPGLVATSIFSFITAWNEFIFAMTILGSATDQYTVSIGLKSFFGLHSNDWGSIMAASTIITIPVMVFFVIVQRRLSAGMVAGAVKG comes from the coding sequence GTGAATCCCCGCCCGTCTGTCATGTCGCGCGTCGGCACCGGCGTCGCGATCGCCGCGGTCCTCCTCTTCACGCTGTTCCCCGTGTACTGGATGGTCTCCAGCGCGTTCGATGCCAAGGCCTCGAGCGGCGGGCAGTCGCTGCTGCCTCAGGAGTTCACGTTCGACAACTTCGCCTTCGTCCTCACCGACGGCGGTTTCGGCACGTATCTGCGCAATTCGGCGATCGTCGCCCTGGTGACGGTGCTCGTCAGCGCCCTGGTGTGCCTGCTCGCGGCCGTCGCGGTCGCGCGCTTCCGCTTCAGGTTCCGCACCACGATCCTCATGATGATCCTGATCGTCCAGATGGTGCCGCTCGAAGCTCTCGTCATCCCGCTCTTCCTGCAGGTCAAGAGCCTCGGACTGCTCAACAGCATCCTCGGCCTCATGGTCGTCTACGTCGCTCTGTCGCTCGCCTTCGGCATCTGGATGCTGCGCGGATTCGTCGCGGCCGTCCCTGTGGAGCTCGAAGAGGCCGCCTACATCGACGGCGCCAGCTGGTGGCGCATGTTCCGTTCGGTCCTGCTGCCGCTCGTGATGCCGGGACTCGTCGCCACGAGCATCTTCAGCTTCATCACGGCGTGGAACGAGTTCATCTTCGCGATGACCATCCTCGGCAGCGCGACCGATCAGTACACGGTGTCGATCGGCCTGAAGTCGTTCTTCGGCCTGCACTCCAACGATTGGGGCAGCATCATGGCGGCCTCGACGATCATCACCATCCCGGTGATGGTGTTCTTCGTCATCGTGCAGCGTCGACTGTCGGCCGGAATGGTCGCAGGAGCAGTGAAGGGATGA
- a CDS encoding glycoside hydrolase family 3 N-terminal domain-containing protein yields the protein MTDDLERLAHGVLWPGFYGTEAPAWLLDALHNGLAGVVYFGQNVGDGLPALSAQILAANPSALIGIDEEGGSVTRLESGTGSTLPGAAQLGLVDDLSATEAVGVELAHRVRAMGGNVVLGPVADVNTDARNPVIGVRSFGSDEHLVSRHVVAEMTGMQRSGVAACVKHFPGHGDTHVDSHHALPEITLDTEEFERVHLEPFRAAVAAGVDTIMTAHIVVPDWGSEPATLNPRILGMLREWGFEGVIVTDALDMAAIRETVGIGAGAARALAAGADLLCIGNPTNPGRETHPDQDLRDFIAARDGIVDALRDGSLSRARVEEAARRVADLSQTLRARAEDSGDAAAPDAAYSAHEVVRRAVRGAQGAASALAVLDARRRASLAVDSAAAYVAEALAGDGLVSRLDVSRAPLAEQDSVLDEVIAADGVTVVLVDRPGADDAQRAVIERVAERDPDAVVVNVGLPPQRPLSLPVVEVAAASRIGAEIARERLRGAYPRGAGSSRGDAATGV from the coding sequence ATGACCGACGATCTCGAGCGGCTCGCGCACGGCGTGCTCTGGCCGGGGTTCTACGGCACCGAGGCGCCGGCGTGGCTTCTCGACGCGCTTCACAACGGGCTCGCGGGGGTCGTGTACTTCGGTCAGAACGTGGGCGACGGGCTTCCGGCGCTGAGCGCGCAGATCCTGGCCGCGAATCCTTCCGCTCTGATCGGCATCGACGAAGAGGGCGGCAGCGTGACGCGTCTCGAGTCGGGCACGGGGTCGACCCTTCCGGGGGCCGCCCAGCTGGGTCTCGTGGACGATCTGTCGGCCACCGAGGCCGTGGGCGTCGAGCTCGCGCATCGCGTACGCGCGATGGGAGGCAACGTCGTGCTCGGTCCGGTCGCCGACGTCAACACCGATGCGCGCAACCCGGTGATCGGAGTGCGGTCCTTCGGCAGCGATGAGCACCTGGTCTCGCGGCACGTGGTCGCCGAGATGACGGGGATGCAGCGCTCGGGCGTCGCAGCCTGTGTGAAGCATTTCCCGGGTCATGGCGACACACATGTGGACTCGCATCACGCGCTGCCCGAGATAACCCTCGACACCGAGGAGTTCGAGCGTGTGCACCTCGAGCCCTTCCGCGCGGCGGTCGCGGCGGGGGTCGACACGATCATGACGGCGCACATCGTCGTCCCCGACTGGGGGTCGGAGCCGGCCACGCTGAATCCGCGGATCCTCGGCATGCTCAGGGAATGGGGCTTCGAGGGGGTCATCGTCACCGATGCCCTCGACATGGCAGCGATCCGAGAGACCGTGGGCATCGGCGCAGGGGCGGCCAGAGCGCTCGCCGCCGGCGCAGACCTGCTCTGCATCGGGAACCCGACGAACCCCGGGCGAGAGACGCATCCCGATCAGGACCTGCGGGACTTCATCGCCGCACGCGACGGGATCGTCGATGCGCTTCGTGACGGCTCACTCTCGCGCGCCCGGGTCGAGGAGGCTGCGCGGCGGGTCGCAGATCTGTCGCAGACACTGCGCGCGAGGGCGGAGGACTCCGGCGACGCAGCGGCGCCGGATGCCGCGTACTCGGCGCACGAGGTCGTGCGCCGAGCCGTACGGGGCGCCCAGGGGGCTGCCTCGGCGCTCGCCGTGCTCGACGCTCGGCGCCGAGCCTCTCTCGCCGTCGACAGCGCCGCCGCGTATGTCGCTGAAGCCCTCGCGGGGGATGGTCTCGTCTCCCGACTCGATGTCTCACGGGCTCCGCTGGCCGAGCAGGATTCCGTGCTCGACGAGGTGATCGCCGCCGACGGTGTGACGGTCGTGCTCGTCGATCGGCCCGGTGCAGACGACGCGCAGCGCGCGGTGATCGAGCGTGTGGCCGAGCGGGATCCCGATGCGGTGGTCGTCAACGTCGGACTCCCGCCGCAGCGCCCGCTCTCTCTTCCGGTCGTCGAGGTGGCGGCGGCGAGCCGAATAGGCGCCGAGATCGCTCGAGAGCGGCTCAGGGGAGCATACCCCCGTGGCGCCGGTTCGTCACGGGGTGATGCCGCCACCGGCGTCTGA